A single genomic interval of Shewanella psychropiezotolerans harbors:
- a CDS encoding alpha/beta hydrolase family protein, with protein MKSLPIASLLFLSTSLLTAGGYAMAAHPAITPNDIMHFESLKKPVLSDSGTTLAVEICPDRGDSHGLVKSLTSTKTFSVDGGSKPKVSADGRFVAFSVKTPLLELEKASKQEKKKLKPAMVLLDTQTGKETRFERVKKFEFNESASHLAIWFEAKEDKSDKKDKEESADDDKSEEVEVDKFDKGSPFELVVLKNGTSHKVAHVTDYYFDKSGKHLIVASNNTKAKVHQLVLFKLSNNTRVIVRQYNNQQIGHVSLSDDGEYIGFTHGAADVEPYGRSYNLSLFNIETSEVKAAPTSKQWKLNRYTKLRFSEDSQRLFFGRVPHVSQQLALATIEKQEDLFDESIVTGQRKLRIWHGDDARIKPNEVKQYEKEQKRTYLAVLHLNSNNLVQLADETVPDVELEEQTRFVLASSDIPYRKMITWAGFYRDYYLIDLNTGRKSLVLTQQPSSEDPILSPNERYVTYFQQGHVYLYQISEDRRTNLTKDLKVSFADEDHDYPSNAPGYGFGPWLKDDAGFLVYDKYDIWQVNTQSHEAFKLTAGKGRKQGIQYRVTGLVDDKNHPDVLAIDQQVLLHGYSERTKGDGYYLSTIGVAGVKTLMEGDYKLKTLTRSKNTETIVFSKERYDLFPDLYTAEYLTPQKANKQTDFDAQKRQFNWGKSELVHWTNGDGQPLDGVLIKPTNYVEGQRYPVLVYFYRFMSDRLHAFPQMKINHRPNFAWYADNGYAIFLPDIRFEVGYPGATSVQALTSGVQKIIEMGVADPDAIGIQGHSWGGYQTAFAVTQTHIFKAAVSGAPVSNMTSAYSGIRLGSGLARQFQYETGQSRIGESLFRAPQKYIENSPVFYAERIETPMMIMFGDKDDAVPWEQGIELYLAMRRAGKDVVFLQYQDEPHHLKKYPNKLDYSIRMMEYFDHYLKGTPAPTWLTQGEAYIEYKKAD; from the coding sequence TTGAAGTCACTACCAATTGCATCCTTGCTATTCCTATCGACGAGCTTACTGACCGCTGGTGGTTATGCCATGGCGGCGCATCCGGCGATAACACCCAATGACATCATGCACTTTGAATCACTGAAGAAGCCCGTGCTTTCTGATTCGGGGACCACACTGGCCGTTGAGATCTGTCCCGATCGTGGCGACAGTCATGGTTTGGTGAAGAGTTTAACGTCGACAAAAACATTCAGTGTCGATGGTGGCTCTAAGCCCAAGGTTAGCGCTGATGGCCGTTTTGTTGCTTTTAGTGTGAAGACACCTCTGCTTGAACTTGAGAAAGCATCGAAGCAAGAAAAGAAAAAGCTAAAACCCGCCATGGTGTTACTCGATACTCAAACGGGTAAAGAGACGCGTTTTGAGCGAGTGAAAAAGTTTGAATTTAACGAATCTGCTAGTCATTTGGCTATCTGGTTCGAGGCAAAAGAAGATAAATCAGACAAGAAAGATAAAGAAGAATCGGCAGACGACGATAAGAGTGAAGAAGTCGAAGTCGATAAGTTCGACAAGGGCTCACCATTTGAGCTTGTGGTACTGAAAAATGGCACTAGCCATAAAGTGGCTCATGTCACCGACTACTATTTCGATAAGAGTGGCAAGCACCTGATAGTAGCCAGCAATAATACTAAGGCTAAGGTTCATCAGTTAGTCCTGTTTAAGCTTAGTAACAATACCAGAGTGATAGTGCGCCAATATAATAATCAACAAATTGGCCATGTATCACTCAGTGACGATGGGGAATATATTGGCTTTACTCATGGCGCAGCGGATGTTGAGCCATATGGGCGTTCATATAACTTATCACTGTTTAATATAGAAACCTCTGAGGTTAAAGCCGCGCCGACATCGAAACAGTGGAAGCTTAACCGTTATACTAAGTTGAGATTTTCCGAAGATAGTCAACGTCTGTTCTTTGGACGTGTGCCTCACGTGAGTCAGCAGTTAGCGCTCGCGACAATTGAGAAGCAAGAAGACTTGTTCGATGAGTCAATCGTCACGGGTCAGCGAAAGCTACGAATATGGCACGGTGACGATGCGCGCATTAAGCCTAATGAGGTTAAACAATACGAGAAGGAGCAGAAGCGCACTTATCTGGCGGTACTGCACCTTAATAGCAACAACTTAGTCCAGCTGGCCGATGAAACTGTGCCGGATGTTGAGTTAGAGGAACAGACTCGTTTCGTGTTAGCAAGCTCCGACATTCCCTATCGTAAGATGATCACTTGGGCCGGTTTTTACCGGGATTATTATCTTATCGATCTTAATACCGGACGTAAGAGTTTAGTGTTAACTCAACAGCCGAGCAGCGAAGACCCCATTCTTTCGCCAAACGAGCGTTATGTGACTTACTTTCAGCAAGGTCATGTTTACCTGTATCAAATCTCGGAAGATAGACGCACTAATCTGACTAAAGACTTGAAGGTGTCATTCGCCGATGAAGATCATGACTATCCATCGAATGCACCGGGATATGGTTTCGGCCCTTGGTTGAAAGATGATGCAGGTTTCCTGGTATACGATAAGTACGACATCTGGCAGGTGAATACTCAGTCACATGAGGCATTTAAGCTGACAGCAGGTAAAGGGCGTAAGCAAGGTATTCAATATCGGGTTACTGGTTTAGTCGACGATAAGAATCATCCCGATGTGCTAGCCATAGATCAGCAAGTCTTACTTCATGGTTATAGCGAGAGAACCAAAGGTGACGGGTATTATCTTTCGACCATAGGGGTTGCAGGTGTTAAAACCCTGATGGAGGGGGATTACAAACTAAAGACGCTGACACGCAGTAAAAATACAGAAACTATAGTCTTCTCCAAAGAGCGCTATGACCTGTTTCCAGATCTTTATACAGCCGAGTATTTAACGCCGCAAAAAGCCAACAAGCAGACTGACTTTGATGCGCAGAAACGTCAGTTTAATTGGGGAAAGTCTGAGTTAGTCCATTGGACTAATGGCGATGGTCAGCCTCTGGACGGTGTGCTAATTAAGCCAACTAACTATGTCGAAGGTCAGCGCTACCCAGTGTTGGTGTATTTCTATCGTTTCATGAGTGACAGGTTGCACGCTTTCCCACAGATGAAGATCAATCATAGGCCTAACTTTGCCTGGTATGCCGATAATGGCTACGCCATCTTTCTGCCTGATATCAGATTCGAAGTTGGCTATCCTGGAGCAACATCTGTTCAGGCATTAACGTCGGGTGTGCAGAAGATCATCGAGATGGGCGTTGCTGATCCCGATGCCATAGGTATTCAAGGCCATTCATGGGGCGGTTATCAAACGGCATTTGCGGTGACTCAGACTCACATCTTCAAGGCCGCCGTCTCCGGAGCTCCCGTTTCAAATATGACCAGCGCCTATAGCGGTATACGTTTGGGCAGTGGTTTAGCGCGTCAGTTCCAGTATGAAACGGGCCAGAGCCGTATCGGCGAGAGCCTATTTCGCGCGCCGCAGAAGTACATCGAGAACTCACCAGTTTTCTACGCCGAGCGCATCGAGACACCTATGATGATCATGTTTGGTGATAAAGATGATGCAGTGCCTTGGGAGCAAGGTATCGAGCTCTATTTAGCGATGCGTCGCGCCGGTAAAGATGTGGTCTTCCTACAATACCAAGATGAGCCACATCATCTGAAGAAGTATCCTAATAAGCTGGATTACAGCATCCGCATGATGGAGTATTTCGATCATTATCTTAAGGGAACACCTGCTCCGACTTGGTTGACCCAAGGTGAAGCTTATATCGAGTATAAGAAAGCGGACTAG
- a CDS encoding isocitrate dehydrogenase — protein sequence MSKRMITVIPGDGIGPSIIDAAIKILDKAGCDFEYEFTDAGLTALEKHGELLPQRTLDMIEKNKITLKGPLTTPVGEGFTSINVTLRKKFCLYANIRPVVSFKGTQARYENIDIITVRENTEGMYSGLGQTLSEDGSTAEATSIITRKGAEQITTFAYELARKENRKKVTIVHKANIMKSTSGLFLKVAREVSLRYPDITTEEMIVDATCMKLVMNPEIFDVIVTTNLFGDILSDLCAGLVGGLGMAPGANIGKDAAIFEAVHGSAPDIAGKNLANPTSVILASIQMLEYLGMADKAENIRAAVSAVIAEGDRTTRDLGGTHGTTDFTQAVIDRL from the coding sequence ATGTCAAAAAGAATGATAACCGTGATCCCTGGTGATGGGATTGGACCTAGTATTATCGACGCAGCAATTAAGATCCTCGATAAAGCAGGTTGTGATTTCGAATACGAATTTACCGATGCGGGTTTAACTGCACTAGAAAAGCATGGGGAACTACTACCTCAGCGCACTCTCGATATGATTGAGAAAAACAAGATCACCCTTAAAGGTCCATTAACGACCCCAGTTGGTGAAGGTTTTACCTCAATCAATGTGACCTTGCGTAAGAAGTTTTGTCTTTACGCCAACATACGACCAGTCGTGTCTTTTAAAGGTACGCAAGCGCGTTATGAAAACATTGACATCATCACAGTACGTGAAAATACCGAAGGCATGTATTCGGGTCTAGGCCAGACACTTTCTGAAGATGGTTCAACTGCTGAAGCGACCAGTATCATCACGCGTAAGGGTGCGGAACAGATCACAACATTTGCTTACGAGCTAGCGCGTAAAGAAAATCGCAAGAAAGTGACCATAGTTCATAAAGCTAACATCATGAAGTCAACTTCGGGTCTATTCCTGAAAGTCGCTCGTGAAGTGAGCCTACGTTACCCCGACATCACCACAGAAGAGATGATCGTCGATGCAACCTGTATGAAGCTGGTCATGAACCCGGAAATCTTCGACGTTATCGTTACCACTAACTTATTCGGTGACATTCTGTCAGATCTTTGTGCAGGTCTGGTTGGCGGCTTGGGCATGGCTCCGGGTGCTAATATAGGTAAAGATGCGGCTATTTTTGAGGCTGTACATGGTAGCGCACCGGATATTGCTGGTAAGAACTTAGCTAACCCAACCTCGGTTATCTTGGCTTCTATCCAGATGCTTGAATATTTGGGCATGGCAGACAAAGCTGAAAATATTCGTGCAGCAGTATCTGCGGTTATCGCCGAAGGCGACCGCACCACACGTGATTTAGGTGGTACTCATGGTACGACTGATTTCACTCAAGCTGTGATAGACCGTCTGTAA
- the rlmM gene encoding 23S rRNA (cytidine(2498)-2'-O)-methyltransferase RlmM: MINLFLFCRAGYEKDCAAEIQHRAAALDIGGFVKTNKNDAYVIFQCFNAGDADILVQKIKLDSLIFARQMFAAAELLKNLPEQDRISPILEALSKISYAGELRVETPDTNEAKELSTFCRKFTVPLRQKLKKAGILLEKENPKRPIIHVCFVAPGTAYVGFSLSNNSSPYACGIPRLKMAADAPSRSTLKLDEAFIHFIPKDEHETRLTSGLYTVDLGACPGGWTYQLVRRGMFVAAVDNGAMDQGLMDTGQVKHYQADGFRFEPPRKNIYWLVCDMIEKPSRVAELIEAWAINGWFKEAIFNLKLPMKSRYKDVSTILKTMTEILKENDVKEFELSCKHLYHDRDEVTVHLRLNPTKGF, encoded by the coding sequence ATGATTAACCTATTTTTGTTTTGTCGTGCAGGCTATGAGAAAGATTGTGCTGCAGAGATACAACACCGCGCCGCAGCGCTCGACATTGGTGGTTTCGTAAAAACCAATAAGAATGATGCCTACGTGATTTTTCAGTGCTTTAATGCTGGTGATGCTGATATTTTGGTGCAGAAGATCAAATTAGACTCTTTGATCTTTGCCAGGCAGATGTTTGCGGCAGCTGAGTTGTTGAAGAACCTACCGGAACAAGACAGAATCTCACCCATCCTCGAAGCCTTGTCAAAAATCAGCTATGCGGGTGAGTTAAGGGTTGAGACGCCTGATACCAACGAAGCGAAAGAGCTGTCGACTTTCTGTCGTAAGTTTACCGTACCCTTAAGGCAAAAATTAAAAAAAGCGGGCATCTTGCTCGAAAAAGAAAACCCTAAACGTCCTATTATTCACGTCTGTTTCGTGGCTCCGGGAACGGCTTATGTTGGATTTTCGTTGAGTAATAATAGCTCGCCCTATGCTTGCGGCATCCCCAGACTCAAGATGGCAGCGGACGCGCCTAGCCGTTCAACGCTGAAATTGGACGAAGCCTTTATTCACTTTATCCCTAAAGATGAGCATGAGACACGCTTAACCAGTGGCCTGTATACGGTTGACTTGGGGGCTTGCCCTGGTGGTTGGACCTATCAACTGGTGCGTCGTGGCATGTTTGTGGCGGCCGTTGATAACGGGGCAATGGATCAAGGGTTAATGGATACTGGTCAAGTTAAACATTATCAAGCCGATGGCTTTCGTTTCGAGCCACCGAGAAAGAACATTTATTGGCTGGTGTGTGACATGATTGAGAAGCCGTCACGGGTAGCCGAGCTTATCGAAGCTTGGGCGATCAATGGTTGGTTTAAAGAAGCTATCTTCAACCTTAAACTGCCGATGAAGAGCAGATATAAAGATGTTTCGACTATTCTTAAGACCATGACTGAGATCTTAAAGGAAAATGACGTCAAGGAGTTTGAGCTTTCTTGTAAGCATCTCTATCACGATCGTGATGAGGTGACTGTACACCTGAGGTTAAATCCTACTAAAGGTTTCTAG
- a CDS encoding alpha/beta fold hydrolase — MNCSQVNKTLEDEVAVESKCFLIKVPLETEDLLESECMLDGTPNETLIIFTHGAGANMHSDFMQEMARGLLDKGAEHGIGVLRFNFPYMRANVLDGKRRPPDRAPKILKDFNIHIKAIKREYSPKRIILMGKSMGGRMAAILAADTPVDGVICLGYPFIALKGGEPRLAPIEECQAPLCVIQGERDKFGGKGQVELWSVMEKVRLHWLTDGDHSFKPRKSSGSTQEANINAAISHSINFIRGLDA; from the coding sequence GTGAACTGCTCCCAGGTTAATAAGACCCTCGAAGATGAAGTGGCCGTAGAGAGTAAATGTTTTCTGATTAAAGTCCCTTTAGAAACTGAGGACTTGCTAGAGAGTGAGTGTATGCTCGATGGGACTCCCAATGAGACCTTGATCATTTTTACTCATGGCGCCGGCGCTAATATGCACAGTGACTTTATGCAAGAGATGGCGAGAGGACTCTTGGATAAAGGTGCCGAGCATGGCATAGGTGTATTGAGATTCAACTTTCCCTATATGCGAGCCAATGTCTTGGACGGTAAGCGTCGTCCACCGGATCGCGCGCCCAAGATACTCAAAGATTTTAATATTCACATCAAAGCCATCAAACGAGAGTACTCCCCTAAGCGAATTATCTTGATGGGGAAATCTATGGGGGGACGCATGGCGGCCATTCTTGCGGCCGATACGCCAGTTGATGGTGTGATCTGTCTGGGGTACCCCTTTATCGCACTCAAAGGCGGTGAGCCGAGGCTTGCACCCATCGAAGAGTGTCAGGCGCCTCTGTGCGTGATTCAGGGCGAGAGAGATAAGTTTGGCGGGAAAGGGCAAGTTGAACTCTGGTCTGTGATGGAGAAAGTCAGATTACATTGGTTAACCGACGGCGATCATAGTTTTAAGCCAAGAAAGTCGTCAGGCAGCACCCAAGAAGCTAACATTAATGCTGCAATTTCTCATAGTATCAATTTTATCAGGGGGCTAGATGCGTAA
- a CDS encoding transcriptional regulator GcvA — protein sequence MSRRLPPLNAVKAFEAAARHLSFTRAAEELFVTQAAVSHQIKALEEFLSLKLFRRKNRSLLLTEEGQGYFLDIKDIFVQLADATDRLLARSAIGSLTVSMSPSFAIQWLVPRLAKFSENNPDIDVRIKAVDDDAAALSDDVDVAIFYGQGNWAGLRADKLKNEVLIPVCSPLLLNGSKPLDKPSDLKHHTLLHDTNRHDWQAWFRQCGINDINVNQGPMFSHSSLVLQAAAHGQGVALGYSVLARPDIKAGRLVCPFPEVLVSKNAYYLVCQQNHAEIGKIAAFREWMLDMFEEESRSELLPG from the coding sequence ATGTCAAGACGCTTACCTCCATTGAACGCGGTGAAAGCATTTGAGGCCGCAGCTAGGCATCTCAGCTTTACTCGCGCCGCAGAAGAATTGTTTGTGACCCAAGCTGCAGTGAGTCATCAAATTAAGGCGCTGGAAGAGTTTTTAAGCCTAAAATTATTTCGCCGGAAGAACCGTTCTTTATTGTTAACGGAAGAAGGTCAGGGCTATTTTCTCGACATTAAAGATATCTTCGTTCAACTTGCCGATGCGACCGATAGGTTGTTGGCAAGAAGTGCCATAGGCTCGCTCACAGTGAGCATGTCGCCAAGTTTTGCCATTCAATGGTTAGTGCCAAGGTTGGCCAAATTTAGCGAGAACAATCCAGATATCGATGTCAGAATTAAGGCTGTGGATGATGACGCTGCCGCGCTCTCTGATGATGTCGACGTTGCCATTTTTTATGGGCAGGGGAATTGGGCTGGATTACGCGCCGATAAGCTCAAAAATGAGGTGTTGATCCCGGTTTGTTCTCCTCTTTTATTAAACGGTTCTAAGCCATTAGATAAGCCAAGTGACCTTAAACATCATACCTTACTGCATGATACCAACCGTCATGATTGGCAAGCTTGGTTTAGACAATGCGGGATTAATGATATTAATGTGAACCAAGGGCCGATGTTTAGTCATTCTTCTCTGGTCTTGCAAGCTGCGGCTCATGGACAAGGTGTGGCCTTAGGGTACAGCGTACTGGCTCGTCCCGATATTAAGGCAGGCAGGTTAGTGTGTCCTTTCCCCGAAGTTTTGGTCAGCAAAAATGCATATTATTTAGTTTGTCAGCAGAACCATGCCGAGATTGGCAAGATCGCGGCTTTTCGTGAGTGGATGTTGGATATGTTTGAAGAGGAGTCTCGCAGTGAACTGCTCCCAGGTTAA
- the thiI gene encoding tRNA uracil 4-sulfurtransferase ThiI, producing MKFIVKLFPEIMMKSKPVRMRFTKMLETNIRNVLKKVDETAKVKREWDKIMVMVPSDRPDLIEAFGERLACIPGIAHILQVNESTFESMDDIYQQTLALYKDDLAGKTFCVRAKRVGNHDFKSIEVERYVGGGLNQFTEAKGVKLKNPDMTINLEIDRENLYLVVKRIPGLGGFPMATQEDVLSLISGGFDSGVSSYQFIKRGSRTHYCFFNLGGDQHEIGVKQVAYHLWQKYGESHKVKFISVPFDPVVTEILERIDNGQMGVILKRMMMRAATKVANKMGIQALVTGEAMGQVSSQTLTNLNVIDRCTEQLILRPLIAMDKQDIIDISREIGTEDFAKSIPEYCGVISQKPTVKAVLAKIEAEELKFSEDLIDRVIEAAVIIDIREIAKSVDAQIAETETVDSVDSSEVIIDVRSPEEEERDPLKVDGVEVKTIPFFKLATQFADLAKDKTYLLYCDRGVMSKLQALYLQEQGYENVKVYRP from the coding sequence ATGAAATTTATCGTAAAATTGTTCCCTGAAATCATGATGAAAAGCAAACCGGTAAGAATGCGTTTTACCAAAATGCTTGAAACCAATATCCGTAACGTACTTAAGAAAGTCGATGAGACGGCTAAGGTTAAGCGCGAATGGGATAAGATCATGGTGATGGTACCAAGCGATAGACCCGATCTGATTGAAGCATTTGGGGAGCGTTTAGCTTGCATTCCGGGTATAGCCCATATTCTGCAGGTCAATGAGAGTACATTCGAGTCGATGGATGATATTTACCAGCAGACATTGGCCTTGTATAAGGATGATCTCGCGGGTAAGACATTCTGTGTTCGCGCTAAACGTGTGGGTAATCATGATTTCAAGTCAATTGAAGTTGAACGTTATGTGGGTGGCGGCTTAAACCAGTTCACCGAGGCTAAGGGCGTTAAACTCAAGAATCCCGATATGACGATTAACTTAGAGATCGACAGAGAAAATCTTTATCTGGTGGTGAAGCGCATTCCTGGCCTGGGCGGTTTCCCTATGGCGACCCAGGAAGATGTGCTTTCGCTTATTTCTGGTGGTTTCGATTCCGGTGTCTCTAGTTATCAGTTTATCAAGCGTGGCTCCAGAACTCATTACTGTTTCTTTAACCTAGGTGGCGATCAACATGAGATCGGCGTTAAGCAAGTGGCTTATCATTTGTGGCAGAAGTACGGTGAGTCGCACAAGGTAAAGTTTATCTCTGTGCCGTTCGATCCTGTGGTGACTGAAATACTGGAAAGAATAGATAACGGTCAGATGGGCGTTATCCTCAAGCGTATGATGATGCGAGCAGCCACTAAAGTCGCCAATAAGATGGGGATTCAAGCCCTGGTTACTGGTGAGGCCATGGGACAAGTGTCCAGCCAAACTTTGACTAACCTCAATGTTATCGACCGTTGTACCGAGCAACTCATTCTTCGTCCCTTAATTGCCATGGACAAGCAAGATATCATCGATATCAGTCGTGAGATAGGTACTGAAGATTTCGCTAAGTCTATTCCTGAATACTGCGGCGTGATCTCACAAAAACCGACAGTGAAGGCTGTACTTGCCAAGATTGAAGCCGAAGAACTCAAGTTCTCTGAAGATCTTATCGATCGTGTTATCGAGGCGGCTGTGATCATAGATATCCGCGAGATAGCCAAGAGCGTGGATGCTCAGATAGCGGAGACTGAAACCGTTGATTCAGTCGATTCCAGCGAAGTGATCATAGATGTCAGATCGCCGGAAGAGGAGGAGCGTGATCCACTCAAGGTGGACGGTGTTGAAGTTAAAACTATTCCTTTCTTTAAGTTAGCGACACAATTTGCCGACTTAGCCAAGGATAAAACCTATCTGCTCTATTGCGATCGTGGTGTGATGAGTAAGCTGCAAGCGCTTTATCTTCAAGAGCAAGGCTATGAGAACGTAAAGGTATACCGTCCATAA
- a CDS encoding flagellar motor protein MotB, whose protein sequence is MAKKVKCDCPPAGAPLWLATFADLMSLLMCFFVLLLSFSEMDVMKFKQIAGSMKYAFGVQNKVEVKDIPKGTSVIALEFRPGRPEPTPIEIINQQTNEMTEPTLEYQAGDDDSAGGVQQQRGEQRGGEASATAQEQAEAKAESKAESESKARAEEESKAQAAAQENINDQVKKMAQELNKEIVDGAIEIESLGQQIIIRIREKGAFSSGSGFLQPRFKPVVRRVGELLRDIPGIVTVSGYTDDMNISNELYSSNWDLSSKRAVAVAHELIKVRGFDQNRMKVVGMANSNPLVDNNSASNRARNRRVEIAIEQGKPKYSDEILVGQ, encoded by the coding sequence ATGGCTAAGAAGGTTAAATGCGACTGTCCTCCAGCAGGCGCGCCCTTGTGGTTGGCAACCTTCGCCGACCTGATGTCACTGCTGATGTGTTTCTTCGTACTCCTGCTTTCATTTTCTGAGATGGATGTGATGAAGTTCAAGCAGATTGCTGGCTCGATGAAATATGCCTTCGGGGTGCAAAATAAAGTTGAAGTCAAAGATATTCCCAAGGGCACCTCGGTTATAGCTCTGGAGTTCAGACCTGGCCGCCCCGAACCTACTCCAATCGAGATAATTAACCAGCAAACCAACGAGATGACTGAGCCGACACTGGAATATCAAGCCGGTGATGATGACAGCGCCGGTGGTGTGCAGCAGCAACGTGGTGAGCAACGTGGTGGTGAAGCTTCTGCGACGGCGCAAGAGCAAGCCGAAGCCAAAGCCGAGTCTAAGGCCGAGTCGGAATCTAAGGCGAGGGCAGAGGAGGAGTCCAAAGCACAGGCTGCCGCTCAGGAAAACATCAACGACCAAGTGAAGAAGATGGCCCAAGAGCTCAATAAAGAGATTGTTGATGGGGCAATTGAGATAGAGTCTCTCGGGCAACAGATAATCATTCGGATCCGTGAGAAGGGGGCGTTCTCTTCCGGCTCCGGCTTCTTACAGCCTAGGTTTAAGCCTGTGGTTCGCAGGGTTGGCGAGCTACTCAGGGATATTCCTGGAATAGTGACTGTGTCGGGCTACACTGATGACATGAATATCAGCAATGAGCTCTATAGCTCTAACTGGGACTTGTCGAGTAAGCGTGCGGTTGCCGTCGCTCATGAGCTTATTAAAGTGAGAGGCTTTGACCAAAATAGGATGAAAGTGGTTGGCATGGCTAATTCAAACCCGTTAGTTGACAATAATTCGGCGAGTAATCGGGCTCGAAATCGTCGAGTTGAAATAGCCATTGAGCAAGGAAAGCCCAAGTACTCAGATGAGATACTCGTAGGGCAATAA
- the pomA gene encoding flagellar motor protein PomA — translation MDLATLIGLIGAFGFILGAMATSGGIGIFIDTASVLIVICGTFFVVMMKYNLKQFLGSVKIGAKAFIFKIDKPDELIEQSVTMADAARKGGFLALEEAEINNSFMQKAVDMLVDGHDGDVVRDALEKDIALTEQRHKMGISIFTAIGDVAPAMGMIGTLVGLVGMLSNMDDPKSIGPAMAIALLTTLYGAMIANMVAIPIAGKLGLRMDEEMLNRNLIMDAVLAIQDGQNPRVIEGFLKNYLSEKLRQIDTTDGE, via the coding sequence GTGGATTTAGCGACCCTGATCGGCCTTATCGGTGCATTTGGATTTATCCTTGGGGCTATGGCCACGAGTGGTGGTATTGGTATTTTTATCGATACCGCTTCTGTGTTAATTGTAATATGCGGTACGTTTTTTGTCGTGATGATGAAATATAACCTCAAGCAGTTTTTGGGGTCAGTGAAAATTGGCGCTAAGGCATTTATATTTAAGATAGATAAGCCAGATGAGCTTATCGAGCAATCTGTGACCATGGCAGATGCCGCCCGCAAAGGTGGTTTTTTAGCCTTGGAAGAAGCCGAAATTAACAATAGTTTTATGCAAAAAGCGGTTGATATGTTAGTCGATGGACACGACGGCGATGTGGTACGAGACGCGTTAGAGAAGGATATCGCACTCACTGAGCAGCGTCATAAAATGGGGATTAGTATTTTTACGGCCATTGGTGATGTTGCCCCTGCCATGGGAATGATCGGCACCTTGGTAGGGCTAGTGGGTATGTTGTCGAATATGGATGACCCTAAGTCAATTGGCCCAGCGATGGCGATTGCGTTGTTAACTACGCTCTATGGTGCGATGATCGCTAACATGGTTGCGATACCTATTGCGGGGAAACTGGGGCTGCGTATGGATGAGGAGATGCTTAATCGTAATCTGATCATGGATGCGGTGCTCGCAATTCAAGATGGGCAAAACCCCAGAGTGATAGAAGGTTTCTTAAAGAACTACCTTTCAGAGAAGCTGCGACAGATAGATACGACGGACGGGGAATAG
- the xseB gene encoding exodeoxyribonuclease VII small subunit, which translates to MAKKPENLTFEESLTELERIVSDLEQGDVSLDDALKQFERGIKLVRNSQGKLEQAQQKVSILMQEDEKSSLTPFDSEGE; encoded by the coding sequence GTGGCTAAAAAACCTGAAAATCTCACTTTTGAAGAATCCCTCACCGAACTCGAACGCATAGTTTCAGATCTTGAACAGGGAGATGTGTCACTCGACGATGCCCTAAAACAGTTTGAAAGAGGCATAAAGCTGGTTCGAAACAGTCAGGGAAAGCTGGAACAAGCCCAGCAAAAAGTGTCTATATTGATGCAAGAAGATGAAAAATCATCGCTGACCCCTTTTGATTCTGAGGGAGAATAA